In the Malus domestica chromosome 16, GDT2T_hap1 genome, one interval contains:
- the LOC103439074 gene encoding protein unc-13 homolog, with amino-acid sequence MGPHHHSRRESLCSSLLAPRPDYHDCDRDLVWPFGKLEGIDRDDVRETAYEIFFTACRSSPGFGGRNALVFYSNHHDNNSSNSNGGEGSGSGSGSKVNGVVTTPTSRVKRALGLKMLKRSPSRRMALGAGNGGWSSPSSPNASNSGGSPGMSFTLPPSRPRRPMTSAEIMRQQMRVTEGSDNRLRKTLMRTLVGQMGRRAETIILPLELLRHLKPSEFNDSHEYHYWQKRQLKILEAGLLLHPSIPLAKSNTFALRLREIIRAVDTKAIDTGKNSDTMRTLCNSVVSLSWRSSNGTPTDVCHWADGYPLNIHLYVALLQSVFDIRDETLVLDEVDEMLELMKKTWSTLGITRPIHNVCFTWVLFQQYVQTAQIEADLLCAAHAMLAEVANNAKRPDREVMYVKILSSVLSSMQGWAEKKLLRYHDYFQRGTVGQIENLLPLALSSSKILGEDVTITERGRGGKGEIKVVDNSGDRVDYYIRSSMKQAFAKIMEAGNVTEVAEDAVTETLHQLAKETEELALKERESFSPILKRWHTTAAGVAAVTLHNCYGAVLKQYLNGVSTLSGDTVEILQRAGKLEKVLLQMVVEDSAECEDGGKAIVREMVPYEIDSIIMNLLKRWIHERLKRGKECVHRAKESETWNPKSKSEPYAPSAEELMKLAKETVDDFFQIPIGITEDLVQDLADGLEHVFKEYTSFVASCGSKQSYIPTLPPLTRCNRDSKFLKLWKKASPCSVGAEDFHPNGTNEGHHPRPSTSRGTQRLYIRLNTLHYLLSHLHSLDKNLSLSPRIIPTTPRSRHANNRKSQTNASSYFELAQSGIQSACQHVSEVAAYRLIFLDSNSVFYESLYVGDVANARIRPALRILKQNLTLLGVILTDKAQALAIKEVMRASFEAFLMVLVAGGSSRVFYRTDHEMIEEDFDSLKRIFCTCGEGLITKDVVEHEAETTEGVIELMGQCTEQLMEDFSIVTCESSGIGVVGSGQRLPMPPTTGRWNRSDPNTLLRVLCHRNDKAANQFLKRTFQLAKRR; translated from the exons ATGGGCCCCCACCACCACTCTCGCCGCGAGTCTCTCTGCAGCTCCCTTCTCGCACCCCGTCCAGACTACCACGACTGTGACCGCGACCTCGTCTGGCCCTTTGGCAAGCTTGAGGGCATCGACCGCGATGACGTGCGTGAGACCGCGTACGAGATCTTCTTTACCGCGTGTCGTTCTTCCCCTGGCTTTGGAGGACGGAACGCCCTCGTGTTCTACTCCAACCACCACGATAACAACAGCAGTAATAGTAATGGTGGGGAGGGGAGCGGGTCCGGATCGGGGTCGAAGGTAAATGGGGTGGTGACAACGCCGACGAGCAGGGTGAAGCGGGCGCTCGGGCTGAAGATGCTGAAGCGGTCTCCGTCGAGGAGGATGGCGTTGGGCGCCGGAAATGGTGGATGGTCAAGTCCCTCCTCGCCGAACGCATCAAATAGTGGTGGCTCCCCCGGAATGTCGTTCACCTTGCCGCCCTCAAGGCCGAGGCGGCCAATGACATCCGCCGAGATTATGAGGCAGCAGATGAGGGTCACGGAAGGCAGCGATAATCGGCTGCGGAAGACGCTCATGAGGACCCTAGTAGGCCAA ATGGGTAGGCGAGCAGAGACCATAATTCTCCCACTAGAACTCCTTCGACACCTAAAGCCATCCGAATTCAACGACTCCCACGAGTACCATTACTGGCAAAAGCGGCAGCTCAAGATCCTTGAAGCCGGTCTTCTTCTCCACCCTTCAATCCCACTAGCCAAGTCCAACACATTCGCTTTGCGTCTCAGAGAGATCATCAGAGCGGTTGACACCAAAGCCATAGACACAGGAAAGAACTCAGACACCATGAGAACCCTTTGCAACTCTGTAGTCTCCTTATCGTGGCGTAGCTCCAACGGAACTCCAACAGATGTTTGTCACTGGGCTGATGGCTACCCCCTCAACATCCACCTCTATGTTGCTCTCCTGCAATCAGTCTTCGACATCAGAGACGAGACACTAGTATTAGATGAAGTCGATGAAATGCTCGAGCTGATGAAGAAGACATGGTCGACATTGGGGATCACTAGGCCAATACACAATGTGTGCTTTACATGGGTGTTGTTTCAGCAATACGTGCAAACCGCACAGATTGAGGCCGACCTTTTGTGTGCTGCTCATGCTATGCTTGCAGAAGTGGCAAACAATGCCAAGAGGCCGGATAGGGAGGTTATGTATGTCAAGATTTTGTCTTCGGTGTTGAGCTCAATGCAGGGGTGGGCGGAGAAGAAATTGCTTCGATACCATGATTATTTCCAAAGAGGGACAGTTGGCCAAATTGAGAACCTTCTCCCTTTGGCCTTGTCATCCTCCAAGATCTTGGGTGAAGATGTTACAATCACAGAGAGGGGAAGAGGAGGGAAAGGTGAAATAAAGGTGGTGGACAACTCCGGTGACCGCGTGGACTACTACATTCGATCTTCAATGAAACAAGCTTTTGCAAAG ATTATGGAAGCTGGGAATGTAACTGAAGTGGCAGAAGATGCCGTGACTGAAACCTTGCATCAGTTAGCTAAAGAGACAGAGGAGTTGGCCTTGAAAGAGAGGGAAAGCTTCAGTCCTATACTCAAGAGGTGGCACACAACTGCAGCTGGTGTCGCGGCCGTGACACTTCACAACTGTTACGGAGCAGTGTTGAAGCAATACCTAAATGGGGTCTCCACGCTTTCAGGTGATACAGTTGAGATATTGCAAAGGGCAGGAAAACTAGAAAAGGTTCTGCTCCAAATGGTGGTTGAGGACTCTGCTGAGTGCGAAGATGGCGGCAAAGCAATTGTTAGAGAGATGGTTCCGTACGAAATTGATTCCATCATAATGAACCTCTTGAAAAGATGGATTCATGAGAGATTAAAGAGAGGGAAAGAGTGTGTTCACCGAGCGAAAGAAAGCGAG ACATGGAATCCAAAGTCCAAATCGGAACCTTATGCGCCATCAGCTGAGGAGCTAATGAAATTGGCCAAGGAAACCGTGGATGACTTCTTCCAAATTCCGATAGGAATTACTGAAGATTTAGTTCAAGATCTTGCTGATGGGTTGGAGCATGTCTTCAAGGAGTATACTTCATTTGTTGCGTCTTGTG GTTCGAAACAGAGTTATATCCCCACACTTCCTCCTCTAACACGATGCAATCGAGACTCGAAGTTCCTCAAGCTGTGGAAAAAAGCTAGCCCTTGTAGCGTTGGAGCAGAAGACTTTCACCCAAACGGAACAAATGAAGGTCACCATCCTCGCCCATCAACGAGTAGAGGAACACAACGCCTCTACATCCGCCTAAACACTCTGCACTATCTCCTTTCCCACCTTCATTCTCTTGACAAAAACCTCTCCCTCTCACCTCGAATCATTCCTACAACACCTCGAAGTCGTCATGCCAATAACCGCAAGAGTCAAACCAACGCCTCTTCCTACTTCGAACTTGCACAATCAGGCATCCAATCTGCCTGCCAACATGTCTCAGAAGTAGCTGCCTACCGCTTGATCTTTCTCGACTCAAACTCAGTCTTCTATGAGAGCCTCTATGTTGGTGATGTAGCCAATGCAAGAATAAGACCTGCGTTACGAATTCTCAAGCAGAATCTCACTCTCTTGGGAGTAATTCTCACAGATAAAGCGCAGGCCTTGGCAATCAAGGAAGTAATGAGGGCCTCTTTCGAAGCATTCCTCATGGTTTTGGTTGCTGGAGGAAGCTCCCGGGTGTTTTATCGAACTGACCATGAGATGATTGAGGAAGATTTCGACAGCTTAAAGCGTATTTTTTGCACTTGCGGAGAAGGGTTGATAACCAAGGATGTGGTGGAACATGAGGCAGAGACAACAGAAGGGGTGATAGAGCTGATGGGGCAATGTACTGAACAACTAATGGAGGATTTCAGCATTGTGACTTGCGAATCAAGCGGGATTGGAGTTGTGGGATCAGGGCAAAGGCTGCCAATGCCTCCGACAACAGGACGGTGGAACAGATCAGATCCAAACACATTATTGAGGGTGTTATGCCACAGGAATGACAAAGCAGCAAACCAATTCTTGAAAAGGACATTCCAGCTAGCGAAGAGGAGATGA